One stretch of Chitinophagales bacterium DNA includes these proteins:
- a CDS encoding T9SS type A sorting domain-containing protein, producing the protein MRLIILMLSFYLPFLIFSQNLILDGDFENNKTGEDCDYGLHTLSNTWGGFGTCQLFKENECLGSSLYLGTIVSNALSNFELEPVKPFSGDYLAAIRLFDNEIEEWREFIYTRLQNNLENGSLYKISFYVKISATENFISNDFGIGFSPYELEDQLLNNPFDPNNPKPYNFYSFPYKMYDGENLDHIDGWKKVEFYYEASGNEKDLIIGNFKSDNNTEKIQIQNCNACRPGALIYIDLVTIDKCQINSFSFQNDSLVICSSDTLNINLSDYPYSFKWFDNDTNKIKTFKNSGDYSIEYFDEQCSVRDSFYLYKLDTINKIQSILLCGKDDLPITIDIDIPYHSNNVLKLNNNVFNGEQIVISEFGSYSLEVVNNQCKEQREFTVLNENDNLTLYPNPTTDILFVNRTVTSKLKYNLYDGLGRLVISDYIENEIDISNLASGTYIISFPNNCIENLKIIKY; encoded by the coding sequence ATGAGATTGATAATTTTAATGCTTTCATTTTATTTGCCATTTTTAATTTTTTCTCAAAATTTAATATTGGATGGTGATTTTGAAAATAATAAAACAGGAGAAGATTGTGATTATGGACTACATACTCTTTCAAATACTTGGGGAGGATTTGGAACTTGTCAGTTATTTAAAGAGAATGAGTGCTTAGGAAGTTCTCTTTATTTAGGAACAATTGTCAGTAATGCATTAAGTAACTTTGAATTGGAGCCTGTTAAACCATTCTCTGGAGATTATTTGGCAGCAATAAGGTTGTTTGACAATGAGATAGAAGAATGGAGAGAATTTATATATACTCGTTTGCAAAATAATTTAGAAAATGGCTCATTATATAAAATATCTTTTTATGTTAAAATTTCTGCTACAGAAAATTTTATCTCAAATGATTTTGGAATAGGTTTTAGCCCTTATGAGCTAGAAGATCAACTACTTAATAATCCGTTTGACCCCAACAATCCTAAACCATATAATTTTTATTCTTTTCCATACAAAATGTATGATGGTGAGAATTTAGACCATATAGATGGATGGAAGAAAGTAGAATTTTATTATGAAGCTAGTGGAAATGAGAAAGATTTAATCATTGGTAACTTTAAATCAGATAACAATACTGAGAAAATTCAAATTCAAAATTGTAATGCCTGTAGACCAGGAGCACTTATTTATATTGATTTAGTTACTATTGATAAATGCCAAATAAACAGTTTTAGTTTCCAAAATGATTCATTGGTAATTTGTAGTAGTGACACTTTAAATATTAATCTATCAGATTACCCTTATTCATTTAAATGGTTTGACAATGATACTAATAAAATCAAAACCTTCAAAAACTCTGGAGATTATTCTATTGAATATTTTGACGAGCAATGCTCAGTTAGAGATTCGTTTTATTTGTATAAACTTGACACTATAAACAAAATTCAATCTATTCTATTATGTGGCAAAGATGACTTACCAATTACGATTGATATAGATATTCCATATCATTCTAATAATGTTCTTAAGTTAAATAACAATGTTTTTAACGGAGAACAAATAGTAATAAGTGAATTTGGGTCATATAGTTTAGAAGTTGTAAATAATCAGTGTAAAGAACAAAGAGAATTTACGGTTTTAAACGAAAACGATAATTTGACTCTGTATCCTAATCCAACAACTGATATTTTATTTGTTAACAGAACTGTAACTTCAAAATTAAAATATAATTTGTATGATGGTTTGGGTAGATTAGTTATAAGCGACTATATAGAAAATGAAATTGATATAAGCAATTTGGCTAGTGGCACTTACATTATTTCTTTTCCAAATAATTGCATTGAAAACTTGAAGATTATTAAATATTAA